The Palaeococcus ferrophilus DSM 13482 genome includes a window with the following:
- the iorB gene encoding indolepyruvate ferredoxin oxidoreductase subunit beta, which produces MNVIYCGVGGQGIVLMSNIVGEACARKGLHVVSGELHGLSQRSGSVIVHQRIGKGLSPLIPYGEADVILALEPMEALRYVYFLKPGGTVITNTRLIHHPYETENFVKGKIEEYVTYEEIVGNIKKSGAKLYEIDALKLAEEAGTALAQNVVLVGALTALPDFPIDKETMLEAVKASVPEKAVEANVKAFELGYEAMKELL; this is translated from the coding sequence ATGAACGTCATCTACTGCGGCGTCGGCGGGCAGGGAATAGTGCTCATGTCCAACATAGTCGGCGAGGCCTGCGCGAGGAAGGGACTCCACGTGGTGAGCGGGGAACTCCACGGCCTCTCCCAGAGGAGCGGCTCGGTCATAGTCCACCAGCGCATAGGGAAAGGCCTCTCACCGCTAATTCCCTACGGTGAGGCGGACGTGATTCTGGCCCTCGAGCCGATGGAGGCCCTTCGCTACGTCTACTTCCTCAAGCCCGGCGGGACGGTCATAACCAACACGCGCCTCATCCACCACCCCTACGAGACGGAAAACTTCGTGAAGGGCAAGATAGAGGAGTACGTGACCTACGAAGAGATAGTGGGGAACATAAAGAAATCTGGTGCAAAGCTCTATGAAATAGATGCACTCAAGCTGGCTGAAGAAGCAGGAACTGCCCTCGCCCAGAACGTCGTCCTTGTCGGTGCCCTAACGGCCCTTCCAGACTTTCCAATAGACAAAGAGACGATGCTCGAAGCGGTGAAGGCCAGCGTGCCCGAGAAGGCTGTGGAGGCCAACGTAAAGGCATTTGAGTTGGGATATGAGGCAATGAAGGAGCTCCTTTGA